GTGAGGGATTGGAGATGCGAGACAAGTGAGGGAGTAAGGGATCGGATTCTGGGTTGTGCAATGGTTGGTGGTTGTGGATGTGCAATGGTTGGAGGCTGTGGTTGATTTTGGGTCACAGTGGTAATGGTGGTGTTGGTGGATGTTTGTGGTGGTTGTTTGGGATTTATGTAGGCTTGTGGTggttggttgtgggtttgtggagGTGGCCGGATGGGTCTGTGGGTTTGAACCTTATGCCTCTCTTTCCCACTCTGGTCCAAAAGCTTCAGTTCAAAAAGCGCTCTCACATCAGCGCCTTCGCTCCCCGAAACTAAAAACAGCGAAATATACCTAGCATTGTACCGCCCATTCTTGCCATCCGGGTAAAAAATAGATTGCCCAATAGTATCCGCTGGCAGTGAAAGTATCGGCTGGGGAGAGAAATTTCAGATGGGCtggtgagagagagaatttgaactttgaaatttgagagagagagagagtttgaacgGCTGGTGAGAGAAAAGGGGTCCGGCTAGTTTAACCAGAGTTGAATTTGTTAAGTGTGTGTTAACCTTTTAAATGACGTGGCTCAATTTTGAACgttaatctttttaaaaaaaatacctacCGTAAACTGGAGCCTCTCCATttccctttgaaatggagaggatccggatCTCTCTATGCCACATACAACAAGTTTGTTGGTCCCCTTCAAAAATGGGTCAGTGCTCTCTCTATAACTACAGGGACGTATATCAACCactcaattttctcatccaCCAATCCATGCACACTAACTCTATCAATCTTTCTGAAAAAGGcaagttattttatatatatataaatatatatatatatatatatatatattcttgaaaCTAATATGGCAGTACTAGTTTATAGTTCTAGCTAGTACTTCACTTTGTTATATAAATCTTTATAAAACTGATCTTTTAATTTGGTGTTGAACATTAGAATGGGAACGATTGGATGCTACGATGTAGAAGGATTGAGGAAAGGTGCTTGGACAGCTGAAGAAGACAAGAAGCTCTTAGTTTATATACAAGAACATGGTGAAGGAGGCTGGCGTTCCTTACCCGACAAAGCTGGTAattaatgtttctttttttttcttctttctttttttatgaataaatgactttatttctttttattctttcgaGGCCAAGTCCATGACAAATTATATTGGAATAATCTTTGTGCTTGATGCAAAAAATTGACATAGTTAGAAATATGATAAAGTTTTGTAAGATGGGCTTGTTCTACCCCTCTAAATTTATCAGGATCATGTTGGACATAGTCGATTATTATAAAAAGTATGCTTCTTCTAACATTTATGAGTGGAGAATGCTACAGATTTTACTCTATAAACCTTACAAATTAATGCATGTGGTAATAAATATGATTGGTGTCACAACATAATATATAAATGCTgaattacgtttttttttttttttttttttttttcctataattggTGATACATTAgtttataagaaatttttttttaataagaagtatatattttttatagagAATAATCATATTTATCCATCTTTTGGGTACCAAAGAAAAGTCATTATTACTTGCCAGAATTGGAGATTAGCTAGCTAGAGAACCACATTGAAATAGTATCCAAATTAAGAGgcaaatgtgaaaaaattttaaacatgaaaaaccTAAATAAAACACTCTAAAACATTAAGAGATAAAAGTGTAATGTagcaaatgaaaattattaatttacattGTACTATCAATACCACATTTACTAAAGTTGCATATAAATGTACATTTGTGTACTATAACCAAGAAGAAAGCCATTAATAAGTGTTTAGATTTCGTGTTGTTATATGTGCAACTAAAATTGCCTTTTGGAGTATTGATACTGTTTTATAAGGTCTTAAAAGATGTGGGAAGAGCTGTAGGCTGAGATGGGCTAATTATCTGAGACCTGGCGTTAAGAGAGGAAAATTCAGTGCAGAGGAAGAGCACAAGATCATTGAACTTCATGCTGTTCTAGGAAACAGGTGATCAAGAGAGATGTTTGATTTTGATCACCTTAAGATACTTTTTACAATGATTGTGTTTATAAGACCGTGTCTTTTTCAAAGAAATTTGATTGAGCTCTAGAGTTTTTAGATTCATAGTTTTaataccaataaaaaatttagtaacaCTTCAATTTTAAAGTGTAAAGAGATTAGCGTCTATGTTATATATCCTTTGGTCAAAACTAGCAATTTCAATAGGAgacattttgttgttttttctatttaaagagCACTGCCTTCCCGGTTGTCTTTTGCATGCCTAAGAAGTGAAGTCTGTTGATGCAAACAcactaaaaatagaaataacacAAAGAGGAACTAAATAAAACACTTatgaatatataatatatataatatatatatatatatatatattttaagttattcaACACTATTTAGATTGAGACGTGGCACTTACTTTCTTtagtaaaattcaaatccttGATTAGCTAATCTTTATAACCGGCGTAGACTTTTTTTGACTTGTCATGCTGCAACAAAGTCTTTGTgctgctcttcttctttttttatttattttatttattatttttttttttagagaagtCTTTGTGCCTTCGATATGTAATAACATtggcccttttttttctctctctatatagTCTCCAAACAAAGTAATTAAAACTGTGCAAATATTTTCCATAGTATAATTCTTGcaatgttttaaattatattttccttcaGGTGGTCGATCATCTCTAGGCATTTACCTGGGAGAACAGACAATGAAATCAAGAATATTTGGAACTCGCGCTTGAAGAAACGCCTAGCTAAAATGGGTATCAATCCAGTCACTCACATGCCTAATAACACATCTAAACCAAGGTCTAAATCTAATGAGTTAGACCTAAACCAACATCAAGCTGGTTCATCGCTATCAATTTCAGCTTCTGCTCAGCTACTCAACAAAGTAGCTGCCAAGCTTGTACCATCTGGTTTCCTTGACACACTAAAGTCCTGGCAATATGGTCAGGAAAAGTTAACTGAAGGCGATGAAAGTAGTACAAACACTGGCAACGATAACTCTGGAATTGGCATTGATGAGAGATGTAGGATTGAGTCTCCTGGTACCATGAATATGTCTAATTCAGCTTCAACTCAGTCACACAGCAAGATGGCCTCCATGTCCAGTCAAATATTGTCACATGATCCTAGTGCTAATACTTGTGACATCAAAGTTGGCAATACTTGTAATCCTGAATGTACTATGTGGCCTTCAGGAAATACATTGGAGATGCCAAGAGTTGCTTCAACTTCTTCTTGGGTACTTGATGAAATTGTTACTAAGCCTGGAGTATTTCATTGTTCTGAAGAAAATTGGCAAGGTACTTCATCAGTGTCTATTGAAGATTATTCATGTGGTGATGGCAGTATTTATGACATTGTTGGTATAGGTGGTGCCTATGATACAGTATCCAATATCTACACACAGCTTCCAGAAGAATGCAATGGCACCATCATCCACTGAATCATTCGAATTAAGCTAAGTGTGGAGGTGCCATGACATGTTATATGACTCTCCAGAGGCATGTGGTTATGCAGAAAGTGCGAATATATAGTAAAGATTAATAGTTGAATTCAAATGtgctttatttctttttcttttttccatggTGGAGCGATGTCAGATCACTAGGGAAGATGGAAACAGTCGATGGAATGATTATTTCTTGGTAATGGGAGAAAATAGGATATACTAGTTCGATTGATATTCATCTGTTTAGTCATTACATGAAAATAgaatattgaatttttatttattgataatttgatataatagaatttcaatttatgatggCTGTTTTATCATTTATGATGATCGCTCTTTATTATTAAGCAAAAACACGcaaatcggtttttggtgtaaacaAGGTTCGAACTTCAAACTCAATTTCTTATTTAACGACAATAGACTTTACTAGTTCAATTAATTGAAACCCACTAAAATATTGAATTTGTATTTCACAATATGGCACAATGTTATAAGATGTTAGAAAGGAATCgtattccaaaaaaatttcctaaagtATATATccttataaaattatatttacatgTGTTTTTTTGTGGTCTCacttaaaaacaattatatatatatatatatatatttgaacaaTTCTATAAATATTATTGTAGGGGTAATAGGCCCAGTAGTatgtatctatgtatatattgggttGGGGGCCTAATTCGAGGACATTAAGTAGTCCGAGGATGGAGAAACACTGTTAGAGGAGTCCGTGTAAATGAAAGAAGAGATGAGGTATGGTCGTGAGAGTCAAAAAaggtgatccgaggaggaatgcttCCTCGATTGAGCAAAGCCAAGGTCAGAAGGTGCGGTCTGACATCAAGAGCAATGTTCTAGACAACTCCATTGAT
The Quercus lobata isolate SW786 chromosome 10, ValleyOak3.0 Primary Assembly, whole genome shotgun sequence DNA segment above includes these coding regions:
- the LOC115962844 gene encoding transcription factor MYB34-like, with the translated sequence MGTIGCYDVEGLRKGAWTAEEDKKLLVYIQEHGEGGWRSLPDKAGLKRCGKSCRLRWANYLRPGVKRGKFSAEEEHKIIELHAVLGNRWSIISRHLPGRTDNEIKNIWNSRLKKRLAKMGINPVTHMPNNTSKPRSKSNELDLNQHQAGSSLSISASAQLLNKVAAKLVPSGFLDTLKSWQYGQEKLTEGDESSTNTGNDNSGIGIDERCRIESPGTMNMSNSASTQSHSKMASMSSQILSHDPSANTCDIKVGNTCNPECTMWPSGNTLEMPRVASTSSWVLDEIVTKPGVFHCSEENWQGTSSVSIEDYSCGDGSIYDIVGIGGAYDTVSNIYTQLPEECNGTIIH